ACTGAAGCTGGCCTGTGCAAAGTGCCTCTGCTGTGGCTAGACAGGTGTGAGGAGGGCTTCTGCAGGCTGATTTCCTGCACCCGCCCAGCCACTCACTGAGACTTCCTGTGCACAGGTGCAGAGGCAAGACAACGTGGCCATTCGGTACACAGTAGGTGATCAATGTGGTTGCAATCTGTGATACAGTTCACTTTGGCTCAATGAACACTTGCTGAATGTCTATGATGCACAGAGACATGAGAGCTCACAATTCTTACGGATAAATGACTAGTGCAGAGGctttcaaccctggctgcactTGAGATGCCTAGCAGattgaaagaaaaaccaaaaccaaaaccaagccCAAGCAATGTCTGAGGTCCCATTCCAGAGATAGGGAtttcactggggggggggggggggaggccgggtaccagcattttttttaaaagctccccagctATTTTAACGTGTAGCCAGGGGTAAGAGCTTTATGTGGCCATATGTAGAAAGTTTGGAATAAAGGTTACATTTAGATTTTAAGCAATACAAAGCTAATGCAGGTTTCTGAGCAAGAGGAAACATGAGGACGGTTGTAATGGGGGAAAATTCTCCGGACTGTAGTGGGCAAAACAGACTGGGGTcaagaaatactaaaaacaaagagACCCAAACAAAGCCTTAGTGCAATAGTTCAAGTAAGAGATAAAAAGGTCCTAAACTAGGCTGTAGCCTTAAGAATGGAAAGAAGGGGTGAGTTTCCTGGAAAGAGCAGGGCCAGGCAACTGTAGGACTTTTAAGGGCAAGACGGAGCAGTGCAGGCTGCAGCAGGGGAAGGAGAGCAGTGACTGGGAAGCACCCTTTGCCTTGCCCGGACCCACCTAGCCCCATGTTCCCACAGACTCCGAAAGTGCAGGAGAAAGAACTTCCGATGTCTTTGGAGTTAAGTCTATGAGAAGAACAAGGATACAGAGATCTGGTGCTTTCAGGGGCCAAGTTCACGGGCCACTAACCTAAGCAGTAAAGACTGAACATACTCaggacaaaaaatttaaaaacaaaacatttgcagatttttttcccccaaagaattttgatacaaaaagaaatcattctCCTACCCAGGGCATTTACTCTCTAAACAATATCATTAATTTCCAGGCCACCTTAGAACACTAGGCTCAGCTCatagaaaaaatacagaatcaaCTGCAGCTTCAGACATCTTCCTGGACGTCACCTAAGTCAGAaaagaatagccaacacaatgaAATTAGTAGAGTGGGGTGGCATGGGAATACAATCCTTTATCTGGAGTGTAACCTGGCACTCCAAACAAAGGTGCCACTATCCTCAGCTGAAAGCTTTTAGGGCACAAGGAGGAAGTGAATGGGATGACCCACTTGAGAAAGCACCAAACAAACAGAGATGACTGCACATCCCTGGAAGACGGCAACgggcagagagaaaagactgaaCAATTAAGAGTGAACCGGGACACACCTTCAATGCTGGTACATCTCAAATTCCACTCCCCTCTCACCTTTCTTCAAATAACCAGACCTTTTATTTAACCTGTTTAGACCATGTTGATCCAACATATCATTCTagagcacacacacactatatatatatgtatatgtatatatatatataagttaattgttattttattgtagaagaaaaaatatcctgaaatatttgttaaataacaaTAATTCCTGACAAAATCATTCATCAGGGTTTTCGAGCCTCACCACCTGGTCAGACATAGCGAGCTGTCTGTCTCTCAGCCTGGTAATAAGCTTCATTAATAGTGCCACAAACCACAGAAAAACCCAAAGATTTTCTAAATGGCTTCCGAATTTCTGCATAGATGCCCTTAATTAGTCCAAAggtaaacaataaacaaataggCAGAGAAATTAGAAGGatagctgagagaaaaaaatgttaacaactggtgaATTTATAACAAAGGGTATATGAGTGCTCATTATAGCAttttttcaacttaattttttagtTACAGGCAGACTGAAAAGTTGCTTCAGCATGATCGTGCTGTTTTCCAGACGTGCCTAAAAAACACATTCGAGTATTTCCtttcaaaccagaaatagaaaatcagtcCTCCCCCAGGTGATACTCACTTTCTATTCTGCCTAAACAAGCTTCCAGAGGTTTCTGGAAAGGTTAAATTAAGGGGCTACAGTACACTGATACGGTGTTATAGTTCTTGGCAGGTGTTTGACTCAAAAGCTCATCGAAGGTCTGTGATGGTCACTGCTCTGTCCACAACAGTCACATGGCTGCAGCTCTGCAgtagggaaaaaggaagagagggaaagtcCTGGAAAGTTCTGAAAAGTCATCTTTGAAAACTCCTTACTTACAATGCTCTCTGGCCAGTGGTTCCCAGGCTGGCAGCTAGACGGCTACTCAAATGGCAGTTATGGCAAAGGGTCTGGGACTTATTACTTCTACCAATCCAGACCTGTAGACTGAATCAATGTAGGCCCAAGTACCTTCATTTGTTTctcaaatgtatgtatattctacagtcattcataaaatatatatttaagataattgCTGAATTCATTGCAGTTTTTTGGGTAACTATGTCAACCAGATAGTAAAGCACACCCACTGTCACATGGGGAGTGCTCCCTTCTGACAGGCACACGGGGTCTTTATGACTGAAAGCCTGGGCATTTCGGGGGGGTTGTGCAGCCTGTTTCAATATCTTGGTACCTGCACACTTAATACATTCCAAGGCAGACTAACCTATTTGTGAACAGATCTGTCAAAAAGTTCTTTCTCACACTCAGCTGAAAACTCATTCCACAAGGTCTGAAGTTTTAGTTCTGAGAGTCACATGAAATACCGTTGATACCTTTTTATAAAACAATTCTTCCAATACTTACAGATTCTCAGATCCCCTCTGGGGTTCTCTCCTAAACAACCCAGTTCCTTCTATGTGACAAGGTTCTAAGTCCCTTTTCCATACTGGTTACTTTTCAGTGaatccaaaaaaaataataatattccatgACCAGCATGGAGTGAAGCAATACTATCACATTAGATTCGAGGGGGAAAGTGAAATGTGCTTAATCTTACCACAGTTGTAACTTTATTCACAGAATACCACTTGGGGAAAAAACTTCCTAAGAAAGTCATAAAAATCCCTGTTACCTAAGCAAAATTCCAAAAGCAAATATACTTTACCTATCTTAAAtagcttttttcctttgaattcagTCTCTTACTGAAGTGCAGGCTTAGCAACTGATGTAGATAAAGACGAAAACGCAACATTTAATAAGCAAGCCACTGAACGTGGTACTTTCTGTGATTCCTTCATTTAACCCTGTcaataaccctatgaagtaggtattattattatatcttctccatttacagatgagaaagctgcgGTCCAGGAAGGCTAAGTAACTGGATCAGAGACACACAATCCTTAATAAGCAGAGCTAAGACGCAAACCCCTCCCTGTCCCACACTGCTCCCCCTGAACGTCTACTAGGGAGATGTGGAAAAATAAGTGACAAGGCTGATCTTCTACGAGGGTCAGAAAGGGCAACACGCCTCGTCAGCTCTGACTGCCCTCCCTGCTTGCAGCACAGCTCCGATTTCTTCTACGTAGATACCTACACAGAAGAGGGGCGGCTCCTTGCTGTGTGGATGAAAGCCTTTCTGGCGACAGGAAGAAATCTCTTCTAGTCCGTGGTCAGTAAGTCTAAAGAATCCAGTTCTGAAACAAGAAAAAGCAGGTCCAGAATCAAGCAAAAGCATCccctcaatcacacacacacagcacagggcACAACTCATTGTGAGACAGCTTCACAAGTGCGCCAGCTCACACGCCTCTTCTCTGGGGAATGCATCAGAGTTAGAGAGCTCATCGCTTCCACCACGCTAGTTTTGCTGGGAGAATTCATAGTTAAAAAACAGgatttagaataaaaaagaagttaaCTTTTGGACGTAGTTTATGGATTTTGGAATTCTCTAATCTGGAATCAATCTCTTGAAATTCCTACTGCTTCAAGTCAAACACTTCAAATTTCGTATGTCCCTTTCTCAGAAAAGCACCTCGGTCATTGCTTTGACACTCGGTAAACCAGTAGAGCAGGCTTATTAGGAATAGAGAGCTTCAGAGGAAGCCTTTGGAAAAAGCCAATCAATATGCCAATCTATATATTTTACGGAGAACAAGGTCTTAAGAATGGAGACCTTTTCCTGAGGCTTTTCCCCCACTATCTCCTTGTAAAACCCTGAAGCGCATCCTGTGTACTTACTCCTGGAACTTGGGGGAACAAACGATGGCTATCGACTCTGGCAGCATCATCTGGTAGGAGCAGTGAGTGTGCAGGTCAACACTAGAGAGGAAGGCAGTCTGTGTGGGATGAgtctgggaagagaaaaaaagccagAGACCCCTTTAGTGAGAATACACAGCCAAGCCTAGTCCACGAAGGAAAGCAGAGCCAAATAATTCTCAGTAACTTGCCATAATCTCCTTAAATACAAAACCATTAGCAGCCCTGAGGAATAGATCTGAAGTTCCTAGTAAGTAATGAACTTCCTTCCCAGCATTGCAAACAAGTATAGCTTAACATGAGTCTGTGAAGAGACTCAGTTTCTAATTGACCACCAGGACTCATCTGGCTCCTCACAAGCTCTCTCTACACAATGTCCTACTGGGACAGACAGCACATGCTGCCCAGCACTTCAGCGTGGTAGACGTCAAGGGCTGCACATGCCACAGTCCGCTGAATGATTCTTCTTCCGGACATACATGTTAAAAGGTCAAGCATGAGTCTGGGgctcaaaaggcaaaaaaagccAAGGATATGAGAGAAAGACGGTGACTGGGATTTCAGTGGGGAGTTAAATCCACAAAGGACACTGTCTTATTTGGCAAAAGGACTAAGATATTGAAATTTGAGGGAAATCACCATCTAAATTCTTTAAAGTTTATCTTTAGTTTATGTACTTTCTTATATATGTTCTATGTCAAAGATAAAGGttttgaaaaaaagtcaaaacagaaCACATATTTTCACACTAAACCATAAATCAGGCAAACTGTCTCTCAACCTGGCTATTCTTGAAGCCACCATcccatctctttcctttcctctagggctaaactcttcaaaaaattaGTGTATACTTCACTATCACGACAACCTCAATCTCCATTACTTCTATTACTTCTTAAACCCTTATAATCTACTCCCACCACTGCCTAAAAACCCCACTAAACTGAGTTCATCAATGATCTCATCAAATCCAACAGGCTCATCCAAGCCTTCATCATTCTGGAGCTCTCCGCAGCGTGGGACATAGTTAACATCCTGaagtttcttcttaaaatgttcCTTCTCCTCTGGCTTCGGTACCTTAATGTTAGCCTCACGCTTCTCTTACATCTCTTTGCTTCATGACTGACTATTCCCTGTGCTCCGCTAGGTGGCCTGTCCTTCAAGCTGTCAGGGAATCTCTTCTtgttctctgctctcctccagtTCCTAGGCTTCTAAGGTCAGCTCTACACAGAGGTTTCCCAGTTCCCTTTCCCGCCTTGACCTTGTTCCCAAGTTTCAACTGCCTGATAGTTACCCCCACTGTCTGACCAGTATCTTAAATTCAACAGGCTCAGAACTGAAAACACCATTTGTCCCACTTTCAAGTAAGTTCTCCTACTGAAGCCTCTGTTTCTGCTTATGAGATGATCACTGCCTGAAATCTCTAAGTCATCGCCTTTAATCATCATCTTCTCTTACTCACTCCCCACATGCTCTTAAATCCTACATTTATCTCTTCCTTCCCAAATATGCTGCCATCACCCTAGCTCTCATCATTATGAGATGTTATTACCACACTAATCTCTTAAATGATCTCCCTGTCTCAACCTATGCACTAAAAAGCAGAACTATGCTGTCTGCCCACCCCAAACCCTCCAGAACACCGTTCCTAATGTATCATGTTAAAGCTTATCCTCTACTGTTTCCTGATAGGAACCACAAACCCCCGCAAGCTGGACCACTCAATGCTCCACGAACGCAGTCTGCCTAGTCCAATGCTGTACCCTCCATACGGAACTTCCCCTTGGCCCATCTTGTCAGAATTCTAGTAAATCGCCCCAGGTgtcatccctgcctcctctgaATTCCACAGTGCTGTTTGCACCTCATGAGGCACTTGCCTCACGTGAAGAGCTATGACTTGTCTATCTGTCAATCTTCCTTGTGAGACTAACATCATATCTTACTCAAGTTTGTATCCACTGGCAGATAAATACAAGTTTTCTACCCCCATGTACTATAATGGAGGACACACAACAGAAGGCAAATATCTGTGAAAGGACACAGGGGCACGGGACAGCCTCACGGgtcagtatttcccaaattctAACAGACAAGTACGTGCAGTCTTCTCAAATCCAGAAATGAGCTGACTTGTTTGAATGTAACCCTGTCACACAACATGAAAAACAACTTGGTCTATGAGAATGAGGGGTtgaaaaggaatagaaagaaaaattaagaagtaatCTTTAGAGtcggggagagtatagctcaagtggtagggcacttgcctagcatacatgaggtcctgggttcaatccccagtacctcctctgaaaataaataaacaaatctaattacctaccccccgccaaaaaaaatttttttaaaaaagaagtaatctTTAGAGATGGAATTATGGTTTACCTGAATATTACCAGAAGACTGTATAAGATATACAGACACTTGAAAATCACCTATATTGGTGGCCCTTCTGATTTATATAAAGGTACATGCTGCTTTAAGAAAGACCAATGTAAACATCTGAATTAACTTCCTTggctcatttaaaatgtttttatttatatgccTTTGAGGAACAGCATTCATATATAGTAAGGCGTAACTGCTACAGTCAATGTCCACATATGTTCTAGGCTAGCATCCTATCCTCATTCACGTTCACAGGGAAACTGGGACTTTAGGGAAACAAGTTcacttttattaccttttttttaaaattaaaaagccctAAGTAGTTTCCAGAAATCAATACTGGAGTGCAAGCAGTTAAGTATGCTAGAGAAGTCAAGTCTGCATCCAGCAGAGGAAAAAACAGTCAGCTAAATAATCTAGCTACAACTCACTTGGCTCCAAGAGAAAAGCAAGCAGTGTGTTTATAACATCATGCGAGAAGAGGAGACGACCCCTCGGAGAGCCCGGAATTGCTTACATGAATCCAGCCCAGTGTGATGAGACCCTGCTGATCCTGTATGAGGAAAAGTTCCTCTTCGTTCTCCGTGTTGCAGTAATCGGACCCAGCACTTTGCTTGGGGATGAGAACGTGGGTAATGGTAAACtcattcctcatctgtcaaatgagaaaacagcTCGTCACAGTCCCCTGGTGTTTAGGCAGCCCCGATCTGTCAGCATCTATACAAGGGAAAGCCCCTCCCCCGGTGTGCGTCTTCTTGGGAGGTGAGTCCTTCAAGTTAGCGGTTCACACCCCTGGCTGCCCACGCGCATTGCCTGGGGCGCTTGGCAAAGCCACAGATGCTCACAGCCCTGTGGGAATTTCCTGCTGCAGCCAAACAGGTCTACTCGTGGTTCTTGAGAAGCTCCGGGTACAGCaccatttctcttcctttgttaTGTCTAAAGTAGTTTCCTTTTACTGTTTCTCTAAGCCCTTCCCAACCTTTAAGGTTCAGTTTAAGTCTATTCCACtttattcactaatttattcAGCAGTTTAAATGGGTTCTTTAAGCAACTCCATGTAATGATCCTTCCTTCCTCATAATTTCtagtgtttggtttggttttgtttttagtaagTCAGCATGCTGCTTAGCTCTTGGTGTGCATCTCCCATCCCTCCAAAGTGCTCGGGTACTTTCTGTGCACACGTGCTATGTGCCTTACATAGTTCACGTTCCCAGGTCCTATCATAAAGCTGATGCTCAAAAACTGATAGACAGGATCTTCCTACCAAGTTTAAAATTAGGCATTTCCTAATACTAATATTAAAATCATCATTCCAATTCAAGGGACTCTGAAAATCAATCAAATACAGGGTCACCAAATTCAAGGTGTCATTGCACTATGCTGTCCATGGCGCCTTTGGCAGAGGGATAGGCACAAAGGGTAACGGATCCTGGATATCTTCTCTGAGCATCACAGGCCGAGAGGGAAGAAACAGTGTCAGCtcaggaaagctttttttttttttttttaccagttttccACAGAGAATTCCACAGGTCTCTACTCCCCGGGCAGTGTTGGCACTGGCCAGCTGGAGAAACTGGGGGCAGAGCTTCCCAGGTACCACCACGTGGCGCAGTCCATCGATTGTGGGGGCTGTgatggagaaagaaggaaagtctgAGCCCTGGGGCAGAGCCTCCCCAAGCAGACCTCCGAGCAATGCCAGATCACTGGGGTCCCCTCAACTGTAGGAAGTAAATGGCAAAAAAAGGGGGGCTGCAAAGTCTCTCCAACCTCTGGCCACAGCCATTGGGAGCACGCTATTTCAAGAACAGAAAAGAGGCTTTAATCATTCAAGTTAAGACAAGGGTAAACTACCACTTAAAAGAAGTTTCTGAGCTGTTCAGGAATAACAGTGAGAGACAATCCTGCCGAGTACATGGGGAGAACCTGAAGGCCAGGCTTCAGAGTCCCGCACCCCTCGCCCACTCTTACACTGTCCTTTCAGGTGGATCTTCTGTAAAGCTGAATTCCTTAAATGACTACTTGAAAGACAATTCCTAACAAAAAGATTTATTCTAATAACCAAGGCATACTCATCATTTTTCTCAGATAGCCGTTCACTGGTGAGAGGAGGAAAGACTCAACAGCCTTTTTATGGCTAGACTGAATTATCCCTGACTACATACAATATTTACCTTGAGTAAGCTCCTTTAGGATTAGGAATGTTTGCAGGGCAAGCACAAGTCAGTAgctctcttttatcttttaaaaggcaGTTGTTGAATTACAAAGTAGTACTATAAATGTCAAATTTCCTTTACAGAAAGTCAACAGTGGTCTCTAGTTCACTGGACATTTCAAATCGCTGTATAACCCTTAAGAGCTGAGGGTCTGACTTTCAAGGATATTATTAGCTCTTCGGAAAATCGACCTGGCCCAGGTAAGTTATATGGCTTAAGCAAAGGCCACTATATGATACAGCTGTGATAGAACACAGCATGGTAATACTGATCGATGGATTTCTGTGACCAGAGCCTAATAAATGGGTCACGGAGGTAATTTTAGGCTGAATCCCCAAGAATGACACTCTGCTTGGCTGAAGCTGAGATGGAAGAGGACGTGAACAAATGGACTCACTACCTGCTGAGTTGCTCAGCGCTCCGGGTTTCAAGGACCTGTCCACTACCGGTGGCTTGGCAGGCCTTACAGTTGTATTACAGTCCGAAGGCTGTGTGGATATGACAGGCGCCGTGGGGAGGACATCGAGGGGGGGCTTCTCCAAGTCAGGTATCAGTGGGCCACCCAGGCCAGGGTCCACCTTGCCAAACTCCTGTACAATTTTCAGTCGTTCTTTCTCGAGCTCCTGGTTCCGGATCATCTCCTCAAAGGCATGGAACTGTTCCTGCTCcaactgctgctgcttctgctgtgcaaccctctgtttttccttctccagctctTGCTGGATGGCTACGTTCCGGGCGAAGTCTTCCGCTTCCCTCTTCTACGAAGACGGAACAGGAGTTAGGCTAACACTTCACACTCAGGGGATTTCACACCTTAGGAGGACGAGGCTTTCCAGCAGGGAGATCTCCCCAAATGCACTTCTGCTGTAGCCTGATTTCCTGACACACAATTCATGCTTCCCTCAGTACCTCTACACCCACTCCTGCCTTTCTGAGAGTCACGGTAAACCTATTCTTCAAGGACAGTTATAATCCCCATCCTCTCAAGACACTTTCCAATGGCTCTAACTAATGCATTTTCTTCTCTACCAAAATCCCAATGCAACTTACTGTCTGCACCTCATAATCTGTGCCACACAATTTCATTCTCTAAGTGCGCCGCCTTGTATACATTCTGTTTCCCAAGTAAGGCTGTGAAATAGAATCAAATCCCAGCTTACACCTGCTCTGGTGGGGGTCTCTATTCAATTTTAATCCAAAATGAAGCCTCTGAAATTTTTCTGGTGGTTGGTACAATATAGAGTAGCATTTTAACAAGAAATATCAAGAACAATCTGTTTCATGAAGGTTTTCACTCGTTCAGTACCTTAGAAACACACTGCTGTGTACCTCCCTACCGGGGTTCAGCATCAGAGTCCAGAAGAGAACTAACATAGTGCCACAAAATACTGTGGGAGTGTGTGCAGTGTGTATTCTCATCTGCCACAGGCCACTGACACTGCCTTGGGAGTTTTTCCATGTGCTTTAACTGAGTCTTACAAACAAGAATCACTTGAAAATAGCTTGGAAAAACACCCCAATTATAATAAACAGGTATAACCTGTTTCAAATATAACCAAATGTGAATCAAATCTCCCCAAATTCGCTGATCTA
This sequence is a window from Camelus ferus isolate YT-003-E chromosome 15, BCGSAC_Cfer_1.0, whole genome shotgun sequence. Protein-coding genes within it:
- the STAMBP gene encoding STAM-binding protein, with amino-acid sequence MSDHGDVSLPPEDRVRALSQIGSAVEVNEDIPPRRYFRSGVEIIRMASIYCEEGNIEHAFILYNKYITLFIEKLPKHRDYKSAVIPEKKDTVKKLKEIAFPKAEELKAELLKRYTKEYAEYNEEKKREAEDFARNVAIQQELEKEKQRVAQQKQQQLEQEQFHAFEEMIRNQELEKERLKIVQEFGKVDPGLGGPLIPDLEKPPLDVLPTAPVISTQPSDCNTTVRPAKPPVVDRSLKPGALSNSAAPTIDGLRHVVVPGKLCPQFLQLASANTARGVETCGILCGKLMRNEFTITHVLIPKQSAGSDYCNTENEEELFLIQDQQGLITLGWIHTHPTQTAFLSSVDLHTHCSYQMMLPESIAIVCSPKFQETGFFRLTDHGLEEISSCRQKGFHPHSKEPPLFCSCSHVTVVDRAVTITDLR